The genomic region CTTCGCTCCTCAACCCCAATCGCGGGGGTGGGGAGTCCTTTCACGTCCATCTTCTTCCTCTCTGTCATCGGTGTTCACCTTCCACCGCCCTACAGTAATTCCAAGGGGGCCTGGTGTCTCACTGACGTTGGCAGAGAGGGCTGGGTTGATTGAAATCACTGAGGAAGCCCGTAGTTGGGAGCCCGGTGAAGCTGTACGTGTTGTCTAGAAGCAAAAGCGAGGGTTTCTGTCCCTAACGAGATATGAAATCACCGAAAAAGGGGCAGACATGATTCGATGGCGTGTGTACCGATTCGCGGTGATCGGCGATGGCTCTCAGTTTGTCACTGTCGCAGGCAAAGATACGAAGCTCGTGGACTTTATGATCGATCGTTGCCGCGAAACGAAAGGCCTACCCTGAGGGGGCCAGAATGCTCACACCTACGCCCACCTCATCCCCGAGGAGTTGAAGGGCTACGGCGACGCACTCACGACGGCTCCGGACGGTCCGATACGGGCCTTCGAACCCAAGGCGCCGAATGCTGTGGCACACCCCCCACCGAAAAGGCGAGCAGTGCCGGCTGCTTCCCGTGGTGGCGCAGGGCGGAATCGAACCGCCGACACGCGGATTTTCAGTCCGCTGCTCTACCAACTGAGCTACCGCGCCACGCGTTCCGGCCGCCAGAGTGGAAGCCGGACGCGGGGGCGGAGTATGGCGTTTCCCGAAGGAGGCGACAACGGACGGGGAAGTCAGGGCTGCCATTGCCCGAAAAAGTGCGAGCTTGCGTTGAATTCCCCGCATGGGCCGGATCTGGTCCTGGCCGGTCCGTTGGTCAGTGGTTCGGGCCCTCGATCCGGATGGATTCCATCACGACGTTGGTGTGGGGGCGGTTCGTCTTGCGGTCGCGCTCTACCTGCGAGATGCGCACGGCCACTTCGATTCCCTCGATCACCTCGCCGAAGACCGTGAACTGGCCGTCGAAGAGTTCCTTCCAGTCCTCGTGGTCGGCGACCATGATGAAGAACTGACTACCGGCGGTGTCGACGCCTTCCTTGCGCGCCATGGAGAGGATTCCGCGCCGGTGGGGGGTGTCGTTGAACTCGGCGCGCAGGAAGTAACCTGGTCCACCGAAACCGTCGTTGCCCGGGTCGTCGTCCTTCGTGTTCGGGTCGCCGGCCTGCGCGAACATGCCGGGCAGTACGCGGTGGAATGTCACGCCGTCATAGAAGCCCTGGCGGGAGAGTTTCTTGAAGGCACTCACGTGGTTGGGTGCGATCTTCGGGAAGAAGCGCAGTTTGATCACCCCGAAATCGCGCACGTGGATGACGCCGATCTCCTCGGCAGGTCGGGTGGGTTCCGATGCCGGTGCCGCGGGGTCGCCGCACGCGTTGAGCGTCGACAGTAGAAGCAGCGCCCCAGCGAGTTGCGCGATTCCGGCGCGGATTCCGGTGCGTTGCGTCCAGGAGTTTCGAATCACGGCGATACCCTACCAGACCGTCTGTTTCACGGCGGCGTGATAGGGTCCGGCGTATGAATCGCACGTCGTTCTGGTCGGCTTTCGTGGCGAGCCTTTTGCTCGTCGTCGTTCCCCAACTGACCCTTGCCGCAGCCCACCAGCCCGTGCACGGGACGCACGGCATGATCGTGACTTCGGTCGAGCCCGCAGCAGCCGTGGGTCAAGAGATCCTCTTGCGCGGAGGCAATGCGATTGACGCCGCTGTCGCCAGTGGACTCGCCGCGGGCGTCGCGCATCAGTTCAGCTCCGGATTAGGTGGCGGTGGCTTTCTGGTCGTACACACCGCGGAAGGTAAGGATTTCGCCATCGACGCACGCGAGACCGCGCCGGCCAGCGCCAGCCCTGCGATGTATCTCGATGAAATAGGCGTGGCCGACCCGAAGGCGTCGCGTTACGGAGCTCGCGCCGTGGCCATTCCCGGTCTGGTCCAGGGACTGGAAGAGACGCATCGACGCTTCGGCAAGCTGCCGTGGCGCGATGTCGTGCAGCCTGCGATCCGCATGGCCCGCGAGGGATTCGCGATCGGACCTCATCACCGCCGGATCCTGAAGATCGTGGAAAAGCGACTGGCGGGGTATCCGGAGACCGCGCGTGTGCAGTTGATCGACGGGGAGGTCCCGGCGCTGGAGGCCGTTCTCAAACAGCCCGATCTCGCGAAAACACTGCAAGCAATCGCGGAACGCGGATCCGGGGCGATGACCGAAGGGCCGATTGCCGAGGCGATCGTCGCCGCGTCCGAAGGGGTGCTCACGCTGGAGGATCTTTCGGGGTATCAGGTGGTGTGGCGCGAGCCGATTCGCGGCCGCTATCGCGGTTACGAAATCGTATCGATGCCACCTCCGAGTTCCGGGGGTGTACTGCTCGTCGAGCAACTCAATGCGCTCGAGGACTTCGACCTGAAGTCGCTCGGTCACAACTCCAGCGACATGATCCACCTGGTTTCACAGGCGATGAAGCTGGCTTTCGCGGATCGAGCGGCGCATCTGGGGGATTCCGACTTCTATCCGGTTCCGGTGCAGTGGCTCACTTCTCGCGCGTACGGGAATATTCTCGCGAGTCGCCTGCGCACGCCACCTTTCTGGAAGCGCCTGCCGTGGAGATGGGGGAAGCCGCATCTGCTGAATGTAAGTGGGCCGACCACGCCGCCCGACGATTCCGGAACGACACATATTTCCGTCATGGATGCGCAGGGCAATGCGGTGTCGTTGACCCAGACGGTCAACACACTCTTCGGTTCCCTGATCACGGTTCCCGGAACCGGCATCGTGCTGAATAATGAGATGGATGACTTTTCGGCCTCGCCCAGTGGATCCAATTCCTGGGGCGCGGTCGGGCGGACGGCCGCGAATGCGATCGCGGTGGGCAAGCGTCCGCTCTCAAGCATGACGCCTACGATCGTACTGCGCGACGGTCAGGCGCGTATGGTCGTCGGCAGCCCGATGGGTACGATCATCATTTCCGCCGTGTTGCAGACGCTGATCAACGTGATCGACTTCGACATGAATGCCCAGGCTGCGGTTTCTGCGCCGCGTTTCCATCACCAGTGGCGACCCGATGGCATCATGCTCGAACCCGAACACCCGCGCGACGTGCGCGACCGCTTGAGCGAGATCGGCCATCAGTTGATCGATCGCCGTTTCTATCTGGGCGCTTCCCAGCTCATCTTGCGCGACGCCGAGACGGGCGAGTTCTGGGGTGGGGCCGACCCGCGCCGCGATAGCGCGGCCGCCGGCCTGTGATCGGACTTCACAGCGCGCAACTGACATGAAGTGTTCAGGTAAGGAACTGGACGCAGCAACCGATCAACCCATGAAGCATGAGCCACATCTGTGATTATGGGAGTGAGTTCCATCTCCTGCGCTATCTGGGGCGGCATCGCGCATATCTGAACGCGCGTGTCCTGGAAACGATCGGGGCCGACGCCATCGCCTGGATCGATTTTCATTTCGATCGCAGGGCCTCCGGAGCGGACGACGAGCTCAAGGGTCTCGAGTTCATCGAAGATCCCGACACACTCGCCGCCTGGGCGCAGGTCTGGCCAGGCGGCAGTCAGTCGCTGAGCTGGGACTCCGTCGCTCAGTTGCGCACCGGGGAAGCGAGCAGTTTCCTTCTACTGGACGCCTGTTCCAGCATCGGCGATCTGGCTTCGAGTTGTCAGGCGAGCAACGGGAAGCGCGAGCAGATTCAAGCGGCCCTGGAGCACACCCGGGAAAGGCTCGAGGTCCCGGCCGAGTGCGACTGGATGAACCGTTACTACGGTCTGGCATCCAGGCTGGCGGCACTCGCGTTCCTGCGAGAGCAGGGCATCGATGCGCATTTCATGCGTCTCTACTTCGTGGGCGATGAGCACCCGCGTCACCACTGTCCCCAGAGTTCAGAAGAGTGGAAAGAGGCGCTCGGGGAACAATCCCAGCAAATCGGCCTTCCACCCGGACATTCTCTGGTCGGCCGGATCCACGAACTCTTCCTGCCCATCTGCCCACTCGGCTGCGACGCGGGTTCTTAGTCCATCAGCGCACGATGGCGATGACCGGCTTGTCGAGCTGGATCAGTCGCTTCGCTACCCGCTTCAGGTCGTCGAGTGTGACGGCGTCGATGTGCTTCGCGTAGTCGAGATGTCGATCTGCTCCCAGGGTGTACAAGGTGTCGAGGGAGAGCAGGCTGGCTTGCGACGAGTAGCGCTGCAGCGAAACGGCCTGGGAGCCAATCAGATAGGCGCGCGCCCGCGCGATTTCCTCTTCCTCGATCGGGCCATTGAGGAGCTTGTCGAGTTCGCTTCGCAAGCCCGCCAGGGACTGGTCGAGCTTGTCGGGCGCGCTCGCGATGTACACGCCGAAGATCCCCGGGTCCAGGCCCTCGATCGCGAAGGCGGTCACGGAGTAGGCCAGGCTTTGTTTGTCTCGAAGTTCCAGGAACAGGCGTCCACCCTGACCCGAGAGCACCTGTGTCAGTACTTCGAGGGCGGGCACGTCGGGGTCACCGAGCTTCAAGCCCTGAAAACCCATCACGATGTGCACCTGGTTCTTGTTCTTCGTGAGCGAGGTCTCGCGCGCTTCCGACGCTGGACTGGGAATCTCGCGTTCGGGCAACGAGACTACGGAATCACCCGTCCAATCGGAGAGGTATTGCGATAGGGATTCGACGACGGCATCGGGATCGACATCCCCGACCACGGACAACACGCCGTTGCTGGGTCGGGCGTAGGTTTCATAGTAGTTCGCGAGCGCCTTGCGATTGATCTTGCCAAGCGACTCCTCGGTTCCGATCGCGCGGAAGCGATACGGATGTCCCGGATAGATCTCGCGCTGGAAAATCTCGAAGGCCTTCGAACTCAGATTGTCTTCACTGCGGCGCAGGGCGGCCAGGCGTTCGACTCGAGCTTTTTCGATCTCCTCGGGATCGAAGGCGGGGTGAAGGAGAACGTCGGAGAAGAGATCGAGTCCCTCATCTAGCGACTCCTTCAAGAACTCCCCCGTGAGCCCGAAACTATTGCGCCCGGAGAATCCTTCAATGGATCCGGCGATGCCTTCGATTTCGGCTGCCAGTTGGGCGGCGCTGCGCTGCTCCGTTCCTCGTTCCAGTACATCGGACAGGAAGGAGGAGATTCCCTGGGTTTCCTCGGACTCGGCCAGAAGACCTCCGAGGAAGGACAGACGCATCGAAACCAGCGGGATGGTGGTGTTCGGTTTCACGACCACGCGCAGTCCATTGGGCAGAGTGAATGTGTGGATACCCCCCGCCAGTTGTTCGCCGCCGGTGACGCTGCGTTCCGCGCTGAGGCCGACATCCAGCGCTGCAAATAGCGCGTTGTCGGTCAGGTCGGGGCGAACGTCTTTGGCCAGAAGAACCACGATGCTGGCCCGATCGGCGCGCAGGTATTTCTGCGCCACTCGTTTCAGGTCTTCGGGAGTGGCATTTCGAACGGCTCGCAGATACTCCTCCTCCAGTTCGATCCCGCCGGCGAGAGTTTCGAAGTAACCGTACTTGCGCGCCTGGCCCTGCATCGTCTCCTTCTCGTGGACTTCGCCGGACAGCAGGTTGACGCGGGCGCGTTCGAGTTCCTTTTCTCCGGGCCCGAAGGCGCGCAGACGTTCGATCTCTTCTGCGACGGCTTCGAGGGTCGGCTCGATCTTGTCGCCCTCCAGAACTGCGTCGACCATGAACAGACCCGGATCCAGCGGCGTGTAGGCGCCCGCGCTGATTCCGTGCACCAGGCCTTCGCGGTCCTTCACATTGCGATACAGGCGCGAACTATCGCCGCCTCCCAGTACCATCGAAAGAAGATCCAGGAAAGGCGTTTCCGGATCGCGGAAGCTGGTTGCCGGGTAGGAGATGCCGAGCAGTGTCTGCTCGAATTCGCTGCGCACGATCTTGGATCGCGAAGAGTCTTGCACGGGTTCCGGCGGGCGGGGGTGTTCGAGACCGGCACGTGGCTGCGCATCTGCAAACGCGCTCTTGATCTGCTCCATGACCTTGTCCGGATCCAGATCCCCCACGGCAACGAAGGCCATGTTATTGGGCACATACCATTTGTGGAAGAAGTCCAGCAGGCCGTCGCGTGTAAAGCTCTTGACGCTCTCGGCTGTGCCGATCACGGGAAGCGAGTAGGGGTGCTGGGTGAACGTGGTCTCGAAAGTCGCTCTGGAGTGCGCGCGGCGCGGGGAGTCCTCGCTGCGGTTGATCTCCTCGAGCACCACGAGTTCCTCGCGCGTGAGTTCCTCGGGGTCGAAGGTCGAGTGTTGTACCGCGTCGGCCAGGACATCGATGCCGACTGCGGAGTCCCGGCTCGCCATCGTGATGTGATAGACGGTCATGTCGAAGGACGTGAAGGCGTTGATATTGCCACCGGCCGCCTCGACCGTGCTTGCAATCTCACCGACTGCGCGCCGCTCCGTTCCCTTGAACAACATGTGCTCGAATACGTGCGCCATGCCGGCTTCCGAAGCCTGTTCGTCGGCACTGCCGACTCGGACCCATACGTTCAAGGCCACTACCGGAGCGGAGTGATCCTCGATCAGGACAACCTTGAGACCGTTGTCGAGCGTGGTACGCACCACTCCCTCCTCGAGTTGTGAACTGCGCAGGCTCCATCCCGAAGGAAGTGCGGTGCAGGCGCAGACCCATACTATTGTGAGTGAAAACCCCAGAAGTCGGAGCATCGATTTCCTCCGCGATCGGTTTCGGATCGGAAGCGTGCGATCCGAGGGAGGCATAAGATACGTGCCGTGAACGACGTCACAAGCGCACCGGGTCTGGGGGTGTACCTCCACGTGCCGTTTTGCGAACGGGTCTGTCCGTATTGCGACTTTGCCGTCTGCGGTGTCTGGCGGCTGGAGGAGGAGCGCGAGGCGACGTATATCGCGGCGCTCCTGCGCGAACTCGATCTCGCACGGGCGCAACTCGGCGATCGTCTGCCGGATCGTCCACTCGATACGCTCTACTTCGGAGGTGGCACTCCTTCGATGCTCCAGCCGGATTCCGTCGCTCGGCTGATCGAGGCCGTGCGAGGAGTTTTTCCCGGGGATCCGGACGTGACCCTGGAGTTGAACCCGGGCGCGGTCGAGCGCGCCCGGATCCCGGGTTTCCGCAAAGCCGGGGTCACGCGTGCCTCACTCGGGGTCCAATCCCTGAGCGACGTCGTGCTCAAGAGGCTGGGTCGAGCCCACACTGGAGCGGATGCCCGAGCCGGACTCGACGCCTGCCTGAGCGCCGGTTTCGCCTCGGTATCGGCCGACCTGATCTACGGAGCGCCCGCTCAGAGCGAAACGAGCCTGAAGCAAGACCTGGATGTGCTGGTGGAATCCGGTGTTCCCCACATATCGGCCTACGCGTTGACGCTCGAACCCGGCACTCCGTTTTTCCGGGCTGCACCCCAGGGGAAGATCAAGCTACCCGGCGAAGACGAGGCCTTGCGCATGGGAGCGCTCGTATGCGACACGCTCGCCGCAGCCGGTCTCGAACGCTACGAGATTTCGAATTTCGCGCGCCCCGGCCATCGCTCGCGCCACAATCAGCGCTACTGGTTGCGCGAGGACGTGTTGGGTCTCGGAGTGTCTGCCGGGAGTCTGGTCGGCGAGCGCCGCTGGTCGAACCTGCGCGATCTGGCCGCGTGGGAGCAGGCGCTGGCGAGAGGGCGTCTACCGATCGCCGAGTCCGAGGAGTTGAACCTCGAGCAGCAGCGCCGCGAGTACCTTTTCCTCGGCTTTCGTCGCCTCGACGGCATCGATCGTGCGCGTTTCGAGCGGATCTTCGGATCCCCGATCGAAGCGCACTTCGCTGCAGAAATCGCCGAGCTTCAACACCTGGGTCTGATCGCGGAAACGAGTGGACATTGGCGCCTTACGGAGAAGGGCTTGTTGTTTGCCGACGAGGTCCTGATGCGTTTCGTCTGAGGTCTGGAACTCGAGCGAATTCCGCTCAGTGTGGCTTAATCTCTTCGTGGTGAAATTCCGATAGTGGGACAACGCCAACTGCCCAAGAGCGCCTCCCTTTGGATCTCGGAACTATCATCGGAATCGTCGTCGGCTTCGCGCTGATCATCGCCTCCATCATGCTCGATGGCTCATTGATGGCCTTCGTCAACGCTCCGGGACTGACCGTCGTTGTCGGTGGCACGATCGCCGCGACCTTGATCAACCAGAAGATGAAGTACGTGATCGGCGCATTCGGCGTCTTCAAGCACGCGATCATCGACAAGGCGATCTCGATCGATGAGCTGCTGGAGACGATGCAGGAGATGTCCCAGAAGGCGCGTAAGGACGGCATGTTGGGCCTCGAGGAAATCGAGGTCAGCGATCCCTTTCTGGCGCGAGGCACCGTAATGGCGATCGACGGCATGGAAGAGGAGTTCATCGTCTCGACCATGACCCGCGAACTCGGGGAAATGCAGAAGCGCCACAAGCGCGGTCAGGACATCTTCAAGTTCATGGCGACGACCGCGCCGTCCATGGGCATGATCGGAACGCTCATCGGACTCGTGAATATGTTGCAGGCGCTCGAGGACCCGGCCGCGATCGGCCCCGCCATGGCCGTCGCTCTGCTCACCACCTTCTACGGGGCGGTGCTCGCATTCCTCATCTTTGGACCCGTCGCAGAAAAGCTCGCCGGGCGCACGAAAGAGGAACTTCTGCGCGGGAATCTGGCGATTGCCGGAATCCAGGCGGTCGTGCGCGGCGACAACAAGAACGTATTGCAGGCGCGCCTCGACGCTCTTCTGGCGCCGAGCGAGCGGGCCACCGAAGACGGCTGATTCAGTGGGGCTGTTGGAATTGAGTCCGGGGGAACCGAGTGGCCGGTGAATTCGTCTCAGAGGAAGAATCATCCGCAGAGGGCTGTCCCGCCTGGATGGCGACTTTTGGCGACATGATGAGTCTTCTGCTCTGCTTCTTCGTTCTATTGCTCTCGTTTGCGAACACCGACGCAGCCAAGTTCAAGGCGATGGCGGGTTCGATGAAGGAAGCCCTGGGCGTGCTCGTGCCGAATCCCGGCAATTGGGATGTTCGGTCGAATGAGCTGATCGAGATCTCTCCGAGCGAATCCAAGCCCAAGATCGCCATCGAAATTCCGGTTCCCCACGACGATGCCATGGACAAGGATGATTCGGACGGCAAGGGCGAGAGTGCCGCGGTCAAGAAGATGGTAGGGCGGGTGGACAAGCTGATCGATGAACGCAGTCTGCGTGGAATCGTCGAAGCGGTGCCCGGAACCAGTGGCGTGACGATCCGGGTCAAGGGCACTCTCATGTTCAACCCCGCCTCCGATGAGCTGCGCATGGGTTCGATTCCGATTCTCGAAGAGATCGCGGAGCTCGTGCAGGCCTTTGACTACAATCTTGCCGTCAACGGGCACACCGACGACGTGCCAATCAAGACGGCCCGCTACCCTTCGAATTGGGAACTGTCTGCTGCGCGTGCGGTCGCCGGTCTTCGCTATCTGATATCGACGGGAAAGGTGGACCCCGCACGGGCAAGTGCGAGCGGCTTTGCCCATACGCGTCCGATCGCCAAAGCCGACACGGCCCAGGCTCGCGCGCTGAATCGTCGGCTCGAATTTGTCTTTTATCGCGGGGAAGACCCCAGAGCAGGTGCCACTTTGAACTCGACGGACCGGAAGCTTCGCGGAATTTCCGATCGGGCGGGGGGATCCCTGGCTCCATAGCTGTCTGGTGGGAGACTACTGCGGGACGGAATTGCACAGGTCCCACAGGAATCTGCCGAAGAATCCCCTTATCGGACCCCGTTGACCTGCATGCGGGTCGTGGGTACGGTTCGGGCCGAGCAGGGCTCCGGGTAGATCCCGTAGCTGCCCGCCTGATTGAGGAAAAGCAGATGTCGGACCCCAAAGGACCCAAAGTCAGCATGCCTGAAGAGCTCAAGGATGCTCTGGAAGGGCCGGATGCGACGGAGTCTGCCTCCGGTTCGGATGAATCCCCGGTTTCTGATCCTCCGCTCTCTGATCCCCCGGGTCCGGAGTCGCCTTCTGCGTCCGGCGGCGATGATGAACTCGCGGCGGCCCAGAAAGAACTCCAGGAATTCAAAGACAAGTACCTGCGTCTGGCCGCCGACTTCGACAATTACAAACGCCGTATGCTCAAAGAGCGCAACGACCTGCACAACTACGCCAATGAAGGTCTCATCAAGGAGCTTCTGGGCACGGTCGACAATCTCGAGCGAGCTGCGGAGCATGGGAAGAAGGACGACGCCTCCAGCGACAATCAGAGTCTGATGGAGGGAATCGAGTTGACGTACCGGTCGTTGAAGCAATTGCTCGACAAGTCCGATGTTCGCGTCGTTGATCCCTGCGATGAGAAGTTCGACCCACAGGTTCACGAGGCCATGCGCCAGGTGCCTCGCGATGACCGGGAGTCCGGAACCGTCGTGGAGGTCTATCAGAAGGGTTATGTGCTGAAGGATCGGCTGCTTCGTCCCGCGCTTGTCGCGGTCTCGAGTCGTCCGGAAGCAGGAACGTCAGAGGAGTCGAAACCCGACCCTGATGGCGACGCTGAAACTGCATAGGAGGAAGTGTCCGGGCGCCTGTCGCTCGCTGGCATAACGCTGATTCGTCATGGGCAAAGTTGTTGGAATCGATCTAGGGACCACGAATAGCTGTATAGCGATCCTCGAACGCGGTGAGCCGACGGTGATCGCGAACAGTGAGGGAGGCCGAACGACGCCCTCCATCGTCGCCTTCAATGAAGAGGGCGAAAAGCTCGTCGGTCAGATCGCGAAACGACAGGCCGTGACGAATCCGCATAGCACCGTATACGCAGTCAAGCGCCTCATCGGTTGCAGCTTCGCGGACGATGACGTCCAGCGTTTTTGCAACACCGCTCCCTTCGAGATCTGCAAAGCCGATAGCGGCGATGCCTGGGTAAACATCCAGGACAAGCGGCGAAGTCCAGAGGAGATTTCCTCGGTCATCCTGGCCAAGATGAAGGAGACCGCGCAGGACTACATCGCCGAGGAGGTGACCGAGGCGGTCATCACGGTTCCCGCGTATTTCAACGACGCGCAGCGACAAGCCACCAAGGATGCCGGGCGCATCGCGGGGCTGGACGTCCTGCGAATCATCAATGAGCCCACAGCGGCGGCGCTGGCCTACGGCCTCGACAATGAAGGCGAGGAGACCATTGCCGTCTTCGACCTCGGCGGCGGCACTTTCGACCTCTCGATCATGCGCCTGGGCGATAGTGTTTTCGAGGTTCTCTCGACTCACGGTGATACCTATCTGGGGGGCGAGGACTTCGACGAGATGATCGTCACGATGCTCGCCGACCGTTTCCTGGAAGCCAACGGAATCGACCTGCGCGAAGATGCAATGGCGTTGCAACGCTTGAAGGAAGCGGGCGAGCGCGCCAAGCAGGAGCTTTCTTCGGCCGAGGAAACCGATATCAACCTGCCTTTCGTGGCTGCGGATGATTCGGGCCCGAAGCATCTGGCAGAGATCATCACCCGCGCAGATCTGGAAGAACTGGTCGCTCCGCTGATCGACCGGCTCGAGAGCCCGTGCAAGGCTGCGCTCGAAGACGCAGGCCTTTCGCCCGATCAGGTCGATCGCGTGATTCTCGTGGGCGGCATGACGCGCATGCCGCGTGTCCAGAAGAAGGTTGAAGAGATCTTCGGCAAGCCGCCGCATCGCGGTGTCAATCCCGACGAGGTCGTGGCGGTAGGCGCCGCGATTCAGGGTGGTGTGCTCAAGGGAGAAGCCGAGGACGTACTGCTTCTGGACGTGATTCCGCTCTCGCTCGGTGTGGAGACGATGGGTGGGATCATGACTCCGATCATCCCGCGAAATACCACGGTGCCCACGCGCAAGAGTGAAGTCTTCTCTACCACCGAAGACAATCAGAACCTGGTGCGCATTCACGTGCTGCAAGGCGAGCGCGATCTCGCGGATGACAACAAGAGCCTCGGCCGCTTCGAACTGGTCGGAATCCCCCCGGCTCCACGTGGCGTTCCCCAGATCGAAGTCATCTTCGACATCGACGCGGACGGCATACTGAACGTCTCCGCCAAAGATCTGGGTACCGGCCGTGAACAGCAGATTCGCGTGGCCGCATCTGGTGGCCTCAGCCAGGATCTGGTCGACAGTCTCGTGGACGAGGCTTCCGAGCATGCCGAATCAGATGCGCACCGACGCACGATGGTGGAGTTGCGCAATAGCGGCGACGGTCTGATCTATTCGGTCGAGCAGACGCTCAAGGAATATGTGGATCAAATCACCGATGACGAGCGCGAGGAGATGAAGGAGAGCCTCCATCGGGCTCGCCTGGCTCAGGAAGGCAGCGACGAGACCCAAATCCGCGATGCGGTCGAGGATCTCCAGCAGCTCGCCTATCGCATGACCGAGGTCATGTACGAGCGCCTCGGATCTGACGACGGCGCCGAGGATGACGACGAGATCCTCGACGAATAGGCCCCTCCCGGATTCTCGACCGAATCCGCTCCCCAGCTCAAACTTGCCAAACTGATTTCAAGCCATAGGTTGAGCGAGATCTATGTCTGGAACCGGGAATCGGAGCGCATTGTGAAGCGGGATTACTACGAAATTCTGGGGGTTTCGCGCGATACCTCCGCTGATGAACTGAAAAAGGCCTATCGCAAGCTCGCCCATCAGTTCCATCCGGACAAAAATCCCGACGATCCGGCCGCGGAGGCCAGCTTCAAGGAGGCTTCCGAAGCCTACGCGGTCTTGTCCAACGCCGAGCAGCGCGCCCAGTACGATCGCTTCGGCCATGCGGGGGTGGGCGGACCGGGCGGCCGCGAT from bacterium harbors:
- a CDS encoding peptidylprolyl isomerase, which produces MGVIHVRDFGVIKLRFFPKIAPNHVSAFKKLSRQGFYDGVTFHRVLPGMFAQAGDPNTKDDDPGNDGFGGPGYFLRAEFNDTPHRRGILSMARKEGVDTAGSQFFIMVADHEDWKELFDGQFTVFGEVIEGIEVAVRISQVERDRKTNRPHTNVVMESIRIEGPNH
- the ggt gene encoding gamma-glutamyltransferase, translating into MNRTSFWSAFVASLLLVVVPQLTLAAAHQPVHGTHGMIVTSVEPAAAVGQEILLRGGNAIDAAVASGLAAGVAHQFSSGLGGGGFLVVHTAEGKDFAIDARETAPASASPAMYLDEIGVADPKASRYGARAVAIPGLVQGLEETHRRFGKLPWRDVVQPAIRMAREGFAIGPHHRRILKIVEKRLAGYPETARVQLIDGEVPALEAVLKQPDLAKTLQAIAERGSGAMTEGPIAEAIVAASEGVLTLEDLSGYQVVWREPIRGRYRGYEIVSMPPPSSGGVLLVEQLNALEDFDLKSLGHNSSDMIHLVSQAMKLAFADRAAHLGDSDFYPVPVQWLTSRAYGNILASRLRTPPFWKRLPWRWGKPHLLNVSGPTTPPDDSGTTHISVMDAQGNAVSLTQTVNTLFGSLITVPGTGIVLNNEMDDFSASPSGSNSWGAVGRTAANAIAVGKRPLSSMTPTIVLRDGQARMVVGSPMGTIIISAVLQTLINVIDFDMNAQAAVSAPRFHHQWRPDGIMLEPEHPRDVRDRLSEIGHQLIDRRFYLGASQLILRDAETGEFWGGADPRRDSAAAGL
- a CDS encoding insulinase family protein; translated protein: MRTTLDNGLKVVLIEDHSAPVVALNVWVRVGSADEQASEAGMAHVFEHMLFKGTERRAVGEIASTVEAAGGNINAFTSFDMTVYHITMASRDSAVGIDVLADAVQHSTFDPEELTREELVVLEEINRSEDSPRRAHSRATFETTFTQHPYSLPVIGTAESVKSFTRDGLLDFFHKWYVPNNMAFVAVGDLDPDKVMEQIKSAFADAQPRAGLEHPRPPEPVQDSSRSKIVRSEFEQTLLGISYPATSFRDPETPFLDLLSMVLGGGDSSRLYRNVKDREGLVHGISAGAYTPLDPGLFMVDAVLEGDKIEPTLEAVAEEIERLRAFGPGEKELERARVNLLSGEVHEKETMQGQARKYGYFETLAGGIELEEEYLRAVRNATPEDLKRVAQKYLRADRASIVVLLAKDVRPDLTDNALFAALDVGLSAERSVTGGEQLAGGIHTFTLPNGLRVVVKPNTTIPLVSMRLSFLGGLLAESEETQGISSFLSDVLERGTEQRSAAQLAAEIEGIAGSIEGFSGRNSFGLTGEFLKESLDEGLDLFSDVLLHPAFDPEEIEKARVERLAALRRSEDNLSSKAFEIFQREIYPGHPYRFRAIGTEESLGKINRKALANYYETYARPSNGVLSVVGDVDPDAVVESLSQYLSDWTGDSVVSLPEREIPSPASEARETSLTKNKNQVHIVMGFQGLKLGDPDVPALEVLTQVLSGQGGRLFLELRDKQSLAYSVTAFAIEGLDPGIFGVYIASAPDKLDQSLAGLRSELDKLLNGPIEEEEIARARAYLIGSQAVSLQRYSSQASLLSLDTLYTLGADRHLDYAKHIDAVTLDDLKRVAKRLIQLDKPVIAIVR
- the hemW gene encoding radical SAM family heme chaperone HemW, with translation MNDVTSAPGLGVYLHVPFCERVCPYCDFAVCGVWRLEEEREATYIAALLRELDLARAQLGDRLPDRPLDTLYFGGGTPSMLQPDSVARLIEAVRGVFPGDPDVTLELNPGAVERARIPGFRKAGVTRASLGVQSLSDVVLKRLGRAHTGADARAGLDACLSAGFASVSADLIYGAPAQSETSLKQDLDVLVESGVPHISAYALTLEPGTPFFRAAPQGKIKLPGEDEALRMGALVCDTLAAAGLERYEISNFARPGHRSRHNQRYWLREDVLGLGVSAGSLVGERRWSNLRDLAAWEQALARGRLPIAESEELNLEQQRREYLFLGFRRLDGIDRARFERIFGSPIEAHFAAEIAELQHLGLIAETSGHWRLTEKGLLFADEVLMRFV
- a CDS encoding motility protein A (Homolog of MotA, appears to be involved in motility on surfaces and under different ionic conditions. With MotS (a MotB homolog) forms the ion channels that couple flagellar rotation to proton/sodium motive force across the membrane and forms the stator elements of the rotary flagellar machine.), whose protein sequence is MDLGTIIGIVVGFALIIASIMLDGSLMAFVNAPGLTVVVGGTIAATLINQKMKYVIGAFGVFKHAIIDKAISIDELLETMQEMSQKARKDGMLGLEEIEVSDPFLARGTVMAIDGMEEEFIVSTMTRELGEMQKRHKRGQDIFKFMATTAPSMGMIGTLIGLVNMLQALEDPAAIGPAMAVALLTTFYGAVLAFLIFGPVAEKLAGRTKEELLRGNLAIAGIQAVVRGDNKNVLQARLDALLAPSERATEDG
- a CDS encoding flagellar motor protein MotB, yielding MAGEFVSEEESSAEGCPAWMATFGDMMSLLLCFFVLLLSFANTDAAKFKAMAGSMKEALGVLVPNPGNWDVRSNELIEISPSESKPKIAIEIPVPHDDAMDKDDSDGKGESAAVKKMVGRVDKLIDERSLRGIVEAVPGTSGVTIRVKGTLMFNPASDELRMGSIPILEEIAELVQAFDYNLAVNGHTDDVPIKTARYPSNWELSAARAVAGLRYLISTGKVDPARASASGFAHTRPIAKADTAQARALNRRLEFVFYRGEDPRAGATLNSTDRKLRGISDRAGGSLAP